The Halobellus sp. MBLA0158 genome has a window encoding:
- a CDS encoding DUF5800 family protein, protein MTALSFDEDGVDVVYEGTEFRLEKELIEEATEKSYPDVTDHEVLKIVEENPALSGEPRRIKDIIR, encoded by the coding sequence ATGACCGCACTCTCTTTCGACGAGGACGGCGTCGACGTCGTCTACGAGGGGACCGAGTTCCGCCTCGAAAAGGAACTCATCGAGGAGGCGACAGAGAAGTCCTACCCCGACGTCACCGACCACGAGGTACTGAAGATCGTCGAGGAAAACCCCGCGCTGAGCGGCGAACCCCGGCGGATCAAGGACATCATCCGCTGA
- a CDS encoding SOS response-associated peptidase, translated as MCGRYTLFTPADELEARFDATFAEPPGPRYNCAPGQSLPVVRNDAPDTFRRLKWGLIPSWADDESAGNDRINARAETVSEKASFSEAYERRRCLVPADGFYEWVQEGETKRPYRVALDDDRPFAMAGLWERWEPSHTQTGLGDFGAGGATDTEPKTIESFAIVTTEPNDVVADLHHRMAVVLDPDEEEKWLHGSTDEAAELLDPHPGEEWTAHPVSTRVNSPANDDPSLIEPVEAE; from the coding sequence ATGTGCGGCCGCTACACGCTCTTCACGCCCGCCGACGAGCTCGAAGCGCGGTTCGATGCGACCTTCGCGGAGCCGCCGGGGCCGCGGTACAACTGCGCGCCGGGGCAGTCGCTGCCGGTCGTCAGGAACGACGCACCGGACACCTTCCGCCGCCTCAAGTGGGGACTGATCCCCTCGTGGGCCGACGACGAGTCCGCCGGCAACGACCGCATCAACGCCCGCGCGGAGACGGTCTCCGAGAAGGCTTCCTTCTCGGAGGCCTACGAGCGCCGCCGGTGTCTGGTCCCCGCCGACGGCTTCTACGAGTGGGTGCAGGAGGGGGAGACCAAACGGCCCTACCGGGTCGCGCTCGACGACGATCGCCCGTTCGCGATGGCCGGCCTGTGGGAGCGCTGGGAGCCGTCCCACACCCAGACCGGCCTCGGCGACTTCGGCGCTGGCGGCGCGACCGACACCGAGCCCAAGACGATCGAGTCGTTCGCGATCGTCACGACCGAGCCCAACGACGTCGTCGCCGACCTCCACCACCGGATGGCGGTCGTCCTCGACCCCGACGAGGAGGAAAAGTGGCTCCACGGCTCGACCGACGAGGCCGCGGAACTGCTGGATCCGCACCCCGGCGAGGAGTGGACGGCCCATCCGGTCTCGACGCGGGTGAACAGCCCCGCGAACGACGACCCGAGCCTGATCGAGCCGGTCGAAGCTGAGTGA
- a CDS encoding polymer-forming cytoskeletal protein, whose product MALGKDPLDALEIPDGTTVEEHDLVTDGDVVVGGQSTVEFGVRGRNVLAGERVTFGGDIEAEGDCRLDVWCDVAGNVLVGEDAYLGERVHIGGRLMVSGDLDIGDDVDIEEGFEANGWIVIRNPVPTLVFYFVVLSQLLRLGENDAADELAEALSGDSEDDPLVIPRGSTVSDDAWQASTPAVVGDGCRLHGNIRAERLEVGEDNNIFGSLRARGDISIAEGTRIHGDVTTRDGTVTIADGAQILGDVSCSALELHDGAEVDGTIRAQGDVRLVRSNASRDAE is encoded by the coding sequence GTGGCACTCGGGAAGGACCCGCTCGACGCCCTGGAGATCCCCGACGGGACGACCGTCGAGGAGCACGACCTCGTGACCGACGGCGACGTCGTCGTCGGCGGGCAGAGCACCGTCGAGTTCGGCGTCCGCGGCCGGAACGTCCTCGCCGGCGAGCGCGTCACCTTCGGCGGCGACATCGAAGCCGAGGGCGACTGCCGGCTGGACGTCTGGTGCGACGTCGCCGGCAACGTCCTCGTCGGCGAGGACGCCTACCTCGGCGAGCGCGTCCACATCGGCGGCCGGCTGATGGTCTCCGGCGACCTCGACATCGGCGACGACGTCGACATCGAGGAGGGCTTCGAGGCCAACGGCTGGATCGTCATCCGCAATCCGGTGCCGACGCTCGTCTTCTACTTCGTCGTCCTCTCACAGCTCCTCCGCCTGGGCGAGAACGACGCGGCCGACGAACTCGCGGAGGCGCTCTCCGGCGACAGCGAGGACGACCCGCTCGTGATCCCGCGGGGGTCGACCGTCTCCGACGACGCCTGGCAGGCCTCGACGCCCGCGGTCGTCGGCGACGGCTGTCGGCTCCACGGCAACATCCGGGCCGAGCGGCTCGAAGTGGGCGAGGACAACAACATCTTCGGGAGCCTCCGCGCCCGCGGCGACATCTCGATCGCGGAGGGCACCCGGATCCACGGCGACGTGACGACCCGCGACGGGACGGTCACGATCGCCGACGGCGCCCAGATCCTCGGTGACGTCTCCTGCTCGGCGCTGGAACTCCACGACGGCGCGGAGGTCGACGGAACGATCCGCGCCCAGGGCGACGTTCGGCTCGTCCGCTCGAACGCCTCCCGCGACGCGGAGTGA
- a CDS encoding dolichyl-phosphate hexose transferase: MTEYTFDDLAVVMGTYNEEAAIETVLADIDDVTDGCAEVVCVDSSDDRTPEIAREHGATVIEQPPMGYGYAVREAVLTPDRPVVVTTDCDDTYPMEKLPEFLDLINEGYDVVSGDRLYHGADAMPDFNRLGNVAFALVASALMGERVHDTTTGMRAYRRELLHDIEWTENTGLSAELLIRPLMRGYEVREEPIPYRERAGETKLDPLGGGAAIAKSIVKVCLEERFG, encoded by the coding sequence ATGACCGAGTACACCTTCGACGACCTCGCGGTCGTGATGGGGACCTACAACGAGGAGGCGGCCATCGAGACAGTCCTGGCAGACATCGACGACGTCACCGACGGCTGCGCGGAGGTCGTCTGCGTCGACAGCTCCGACGACCGGACCCCCGAGATCGCCCGCGAGCACGGCGCGACGGTGATCGAACAGCCGCCGATGGGCTACGGCTACGCCGTCCGGGAGGCGGTGCTCACGCCCGACCGACCGGTGGTCGTCACGACCGACTGCGACGACACCTACCCGATGGAGAAGCTCCCCGAGTTTCTGGATCTGATCAACGAGGGCTACGACGTGGTCTCCGGCGACCGGCTCTACCACGGCGCCGACGCGATGCCCGACTTCAATCGCCTGGGCAACGTCGCGTTCGCGCTCGTCGCGTCCGCGCTGATGGGCGAGCGCGTCCACGACACCACGACCGGGATGCGCGCCTACCGACGGGAACTCCTCCACGACATCGAGTGGACCGAGAACACCGGGCTGTCGGCCGAGCTCCTCATCCGGCCGCTGATGCGGGGCTACGAGGTCCGCGAGGAGCCGATTCCCTATCGCGAGCGCGCCGGCGAGACGAAGCTCGATCCGCTCGGCGGCGGCGCGGCCATCGCGAAGTCGATCGTGAAGGTGTGTCTCGAAGAGCGGTTCGGGTAG
- a CDS encoding DUF4349 domain-containing protein → MTSRRTLATLALVALVALAGCGATGSGGAGGGDAGGYEQATQAAAGPEATGAPTGTAVARDAASGSGGDGGGGGGDAVNVQERQVIRTGTVVVEVDDFERARADITSTVEGYGGYVSDTAQDRREIDNETWVRGQVVLRVPQDRFEGLVEDAKALGEVESVETNARDVTGQIVDIQARLENLRAERDRLRELYDQANTTEDVLAVQRELSDVQGEIERLEARLQSLQNQVAYSTLTVRLEEPRPTPNRVAPDRWYDTPVVSAFLQSVDGVVVVARAIVVGLAYALPYLIAFGLPVVLVGGAIWRYRGRIGLPSRGNGD, encoded by the coding sequence ATGACATCGAGACGCACGCTTGCGACCCTCGCGCTCGTCGCGCTCGTCGCGCTGGCCGGCTGTGGCGCGACCGGCAGCGGCGGCGCGGGCGGCGGCGACGCCGGCGGCTACGAACAGGCCACCCAAGCGGCCGCGGGGCCGGAAGCCACCGGCGCCCCGACGGGAACCGCCGTCGCGCGGGACGCCGCGAGCGGCTCCGGCGGCGACGGCGGGGGCGGAGGCGGTGACGCCGTGAACGTCCAGGAGCGACAGGTGATCAGGACCGGAACCGTGGTCGTCGAGGTCGACGACTTCGAGCGCGCCCGGGCGGACATCACCTCGACGGTCGAAGGCTACGGGGGCTACGTCAGCGACACCGCTCAGGACCGCCGCGAGATCGACAACGAGACCTGGGTCCGCGGACAGGTCGTCCTGCGCGTGCCACAGGACCGCTTCGAGGGCCTCGTCGAGGACGCGAAGGCGCTCGGGGAAGTCGAATCGGTCGAGACCAACGCCCGCGACGTCACCGGACAGATCGTCGACATCCAGGCCCGACTGGAGAACCTCCGCGCGGAGCGCGACCGCCTGCGCGAACTCTACGATCAAGCGAACACCACCGAGGACGTGCTGGCCGTCCAGCGCGAGCTCTCGGACGTCCAGGGCGAGATCGAGCGCTTGGAGGCCCGACTGCAGTCCCTGCAGAATCAGGTCGCCTACTCGACGCTGACAGTCAGGCTGGAGGAGCCGCGGCCGACGCCGAACCGCGTCGCGCCCGATCGGTGGTACGACACGCCCGTCGTCTCGGCGTTCCTGCAGTCGGTCGACGGCGTCGTCGTGGTCGCCAGAGCGATCGTCGTCGGGCTTGCCTACGCGCTCCCGTACCTCATCGCGTTCGGCCTCCCGGTGGTGCTCGTCGGCGGCGCGATCTGGCGGTACCGCGGCCGGATCGGCCTCCCGAGCCGCGGCAACGGCGACTGA
- a CDS encoding ABC transporter ATP-binding protein — translation MSYLAADVVSTFTAEGAEPFTVNAGVEVGAAENLVILGPSGSGKTLLLESIAGFHEHDGTVTVDETDITDHAPEDRDFGFVFQDYALFPHMTVRENVEYGARYRDSSREADELLAELGVSHLAERNPPTLSGGEKQRVALARALAVRPDVLLLDEPLAALDVPTRQLLRDDLVDVLADVTSIYVTHNRTTARAIADRIAVMQDGSVVQRGTPEEVFERPESPTVASFTGSNVVDLTSAPSLRSRLNGTLTNAETDSGSEPERVAIRPEAVRFDGDASGDGDVRARVERVVREDATNRITLAFDDVTVEAFADRPPEVGSEIVVSFPRDRLHPC, via the coding sequence GTGAGCTACCTCGCCGCGGACGTCGTCTCGACGTTCACCGCCGAAGGGGCCGAGCCGTTCACCGTCAACGCCGGCGTCGAGGTCGGGGCGGCCGAGAATCTGGTCATCCTCGGGCCGTCGGGGAGCGGCAAGACGCTCCTCCTGGAGTCGATCGCGGGCTTCCACGAACACGACGGCACCGTGACCGTCGACGAGACCGACATCACCGACCACGCTCCGGAGGACCGCGACTTCGGCTTCGTGTTCCAGGACTACGCGCTGTTCCCGCATATGACCGTCCGCGAAAACGTCGAGTACGGGGCGCGCTACCGGGACTCGTCGCGCGAAGCCGACGAACTGCTCGCAGAACTCGGCGTCTCCCACCTGGCCGAGCGGAACCCGCCGACGCTCTCGGGCGGAGAGAAACAGCGCGTCGCGCTCGCCCGCGCGCTTGCGGTGCGTCCGGACGTCCTCCTCTTAGACGAGCCGCTCGCCGCGTTGGACGTGCCGACGCGGCAGTTGCTGCGGGACGATCTCGTCGACGTCCTCGCGGACGTGACCTCGATCTACGTCACGCACAACCGCACGACTGCGCGGGCGATCGCCGATCGGATCGCCGTGATGCAGGACGGGAGCGTCGTCCAGCGCGGCACGCCCGAGGAGGTGTTCGAGCGGCCCGAATCCCCGACAGTCGCGAGCTTCACTGGATCGAACGTCGTCGACCTCACGTCGGCACCTTCGCTGCGCTCGCGCCTGAACGGGACGCTCACGAACGCCGAGACGGACTCGGGGTCCGAGCCCGAGCGCGTCGCGATCAGGCCGGAGGCCGTCCGCTTCGACGGAGACGCGAGCGGCGACGGCGACGTCCGCGCGCGGGTCGAACGCGTCGTCCGTGAGGACGCGACGAACCGCATCACGCTGGCCTTCGACGACGTGACCGTCGAGGCGTTCGCCGACCGCCCGCCGGAGGTCGGCAGCGAGATCGTCGTCTCGTTCCCGCGCGACCGGCTCCACCCCTGCTGA
- a CDS encoding nucleotide exchange factor GrpE: MSDESPESRTAAAEYSDVDADDEATDAQADADADVSDDAAPDEQADADGAGSGDDHEESDLADRVAEYDEALADEVAALESRVADLESELEERDGRIEELESALKRSKADFKNYKKRAKKRQEEIRERATEDFVGRIVSVRDNLVRALDQDEDADIRPGIESTLEEFDRILDEEEVSAIEPAAGEDVDPTRHEVLMRVEDADQPEGTVAEVYRPGYEMAGSVVREAQVTVSDGPGADSEEGGEADETDAE, encoded by the coding sequence ACGGACGCGCAGGCGGATGCGGACGCGGACGTGTCCGACGACGCCGCACCCGACGAGCAGGCGGACGCCGACGGGGCGGGCTCCGGGGACGACCACGAGGAATCGGATCTCGCCGACCGAGTGGCGGAGTACGACGAGGCGCTCGCCGACGAGGTCGCGGCGCTGGAGTCGCGAGTCGCCGATCTCGAATCCGAGCTCGAAGAACGGGACGGCCGCATCGAGGAACTGGAGTCGGCGCTGAAGCGCTCGAAGGCGGACTTCAAGAACTACAAGAAGCGCGCGAAGAAGCGCCAGGAGGAGATCCGCGAGCGGGCCACGGAGGACTTCGTGGGCCGGATCGTCAGCGTCCGCGACAACCTCGTGCGCGCGCTCGACCAGGACGAGGACGCCGACATCCGCCCGGGGATCGAATCGACCTTGGAGGAGTTCGACCGCATCCTCGACGAGGAGGAGGTCTCGGCGATCGAGCCGGCGGCCGGCGAGGACGTCGACCCGACGCGCCACGAGGTACTGATGCGCGTCGAGGACGCCGACCAGCCCGAGGGAACGGTCGCGGAGGTATACCGCCCCGGCTACGAGATGGCCGGATCGGTCGTCCGGGAGGCACAGGTCACCGTCAGCGACGGGCCGGGCGCCGACAGCGAGGAGGGCGGCGAAGCAGACGAGACGGACGCGGAGTAG
- a CDS encoding ABC transporter permease, with translation MATETGPRLDVDAGGINSAALVAAFVGLQAVAFAAAYTAGRPTWYAYFMIGSTAVTAYALDGSSFVVASATLGSVLVVALGLPLFMFVARQTPSLVVEKALDPGVHRVLYLGVYGPLLAALLSLAFGVPLAHLLAEGFRGQPLVESLVDLPLVVPHSVAGILILFGFGKGGAFPNVSVLGSMIGMVLAMAFVAAPYAVNATREAFEAIDNRLEYASRIHGANRWETFRRVTGPLAARGMITGGVLAWARAVSEFGAVAVVAYSVEFFYPFEGGDVTAQHAPVFVYNTYLQGGLEESGAVAFLLLAVSAVIFLIVRYLTDDNTMGGVP, from the coding sequence ATGGCCACAGAGACCGGACCCCGACTGGACGTCGACGCCGGCGGGATCAACAGCGCCGCGCTCGTCGCCGCGTTCGTCGGCCTCCAAGCGGTCGCGTTCGCGGCGGCGTACACCGCCGGGCGCCCCACGTGGTACGCCTACTTTATGATCGGGAGCACCGCGGTCACCGCCTACGCGCTCGACGGCTCCTCGTTCGTCGTCGCGAGCGCGACGCTCGGGAGCGTCCTCGTCGTCGCGCTCGGCCTGCCGCTGTTTATGTTCGTCGCGCGGCAGACGCCGTCGCTCGTCGTCGAGAAGGCCCTCGATCCCGGCGTTCACCGCGTGCTGTACCTCGGCGTCTACGGGCCGCTACTGGCGGCGCTCCTCAGCCTCGCGTTCGGCGTCCCGCTGGCGCACCTGCTGGCCGAGGGCTTCCGCGGCCAGCCGCTCGTCGAGAGCCTCGTCGACCTCCCGCTCGTCGTGCCGCACTCCGTCGCCGGCATCCTGATCCTCTTCGGCTTCGGGAAGGGCGGCGCGTTCCCCAACGTCTCCGTGCTGGGGTCGATGATCGGGATGGTACTCGCGATGGCGTTCGTCGCGGCGCCCTACGCAGTCAACGCCACGCGTGAGGCGTTCGAGGCGATCGACAACCGCCTCGAATACGCCTCTCGGATCCACGGCGCGAACCGCTGGGAGACCTTCCGCCGGGTCACGGGTCCGCTGGCCGCCCGCGGGATGATCACCGGCGGCGTGCTGGCGTGGGCCCGCGCCGTCTCGGAGTTCGGTGCGGTCGCCGTCGTCGCCTACAGCGTGGAGTTCTTCTACCCGTTCGAGGGCGGGGACGTGACCGCCCAGCACGCCCCGGTGTTCGTCTACAACACCTACCTCCAGGGCGGCCTCGAGGAGAGCGGCGCCGTGGCCTTCCTGCTCTTGGCGGTCTCTGCGGTCATCTTCCTGATCGTCCGCTACCTGACCGACGACAACACGATGGGGGGTGTGCCGTGA
- a CDS encoding ribonuclease H-like domain-containing protein, whose translation MRIENSFVPAEGVGEARERSLWEAGIVRWADFDPDRAPLGPKTSERVESFLAEALERLDDGDARYFGERFPAKETWRFYENFRDEALFFDIETTGLDAHTEDVTTVSVTRGGETTTLVRGENLTSEALAEQFRGAPLVISFNGKQFDVPFLEQNFEVSIDAPHLDLIYPCRRIDLTGGLKAIETEVGIDRDRPDLSGRDAVRLWYRYARDGDDDALDTLVSYNRDDTENLRNLADVVARRLHETSIGAVAGEPAGIPDPR comes from the coding sequence ATGCGAATCGAGAACAGCTTCGTCCCCGCGGAGGGCGTCGGCGAGGCCCGCGAGCGCTCGCTGTGGGAGGCCGGAATCGTGCGGTGGGCGGACTTCGACCCCGACCGCGCGCCGCTCGGCCCGAAGACGAGCGAGCGCGTCGAGTCCTTCCTCGCCGAGGCGCTCGAACGGCTCGACGACGGCGACGCGCGCTACTTCGGCGAGCGGTTCCCCGCCAAAGAGACGTGGCGCTTCTACGAGAACTTCCGCGACGAGGCGCTCTTCTTCGACATCGAGACGACCGGCCTCGACGCTCACACCGAGGATGTCACCACCGTCTCCGTCACTCGCGGCGGCGAGACCACGACGCTCGTCCGCGGCGAGAACCTCACGAGCGAGGCGCTCGCCGAGCAGTTCCGGGGCGCGCCGCTCGTGATCTCCTTCAACGGCAAGCAGTTCGACGTGCCCTTCCTCGAACAGAACTTCGAGGTCTCTATCGACGCGCCGCACTTAGACCTCATCTATCCCTGCCGGCGCATCGACCTGACGGGCGGCCTGAAAGCGATCGAGACGGAGGTCGGCATCGACCGCGACCGCCCGGATCTCTCGGGGCGGGACGCCGTCCGGCTCTGGTACCGCTACGCCCGCGACGGCGACGACGACGCGCTCGACACGCTCGTCTCGTACAACCGCGACGACACCGAGAACCTCCGGAACCTCGCCGACGTCGTCGCCCGCCGGCTCCACGAGACGTCGATCGGCGCGGTCGCCGGCGAGCCAGCCGGAATCCCCGACCCGCGCTGA